The following proteins come from a genomic window of Thermoproteus sp.:
- a CDS encoding DUF362 domain-containing protein, with the protein MLEALGPDAVPNLQRKDALIVLAVHSYIPIPSNPRPEMIELVLERLQGRDVTITFSMPKSYFEKAVKILGLEKLAAKYKAKILQVQGNAKEKIELQSPTGRKVQVKALAQAFDESLMKVALAMPVSHSQVILYLTMPTASLNVIDPKDAQNLYEGFRPLYKYIADIYRMEKNVVCLIDGKFVVEGDGPVKGFQRYWGLTIYGDNCGEVDYATSWGLGVQPLDLGYLYFYFDGKEPTLEMPKLLSDNRTRIKLSSNVGIQLSWKKSL; encoded by the coding sequence GTGTTAGAAGCCCTCGGGCCTGACGCGGTGCCTAACCTACAGAGGAAAGATGCGCTTATAGTATTGGCGGTCCACAGCTATATCCCCATACCGTCTAACCCGCGCCCCGAGATGATCGAATTAGTGCTGGAGAGGCTCCAAGGCCGCGACGTGACCATAACGTTCTCTATGCCTAAGAGCTACTTCGAAAAGGCCGTGAAGATATTGGGGCTGGAGAAGCTCGCGGCCAAATATAAGGCGAAGATACTACAAGTACAGGGCAACGCCAAGGAGAAAATAGAGCTCCAATCCCCCACGGGGCGTAAAGTGCAGGTGAAGGCCTTAGCTCAGGCCTTTGACGAGTCCCTCATGAAGGTGGCATTGGCTATGCCAGTAAGCCACTCCCAGGTAATCCTCTATTTGACCATGCCAACCGCATCTTTAAACGTCATAGATCCCAAAGATGCCCAGAACTTATACGAGGGCTTCAGGCCGCTTTACAAATATATAGCGGATATATACAGGATGGAGAAAAACGTGGTATGTTTAATAGACGGCAAGTTCGTAGTCGAGGGCGATGGCCCCGTGAAGGGGTTCCAGCGCTATTGGGGCTTGACTATATACGGCGACAATTGCGGCGAAGTCGACTACGCGACCTCTTGGGGCCTCGGCGTGCAGCCGTTAGACCTCGGATATCTCTATTTCTATTTTGACGGCAAAGAGCCGACTTTAGAGATGCCCAAATTGCTTAGCGACAACAGGACGAGAATAAAGTTGTCCTCTAACGTCGGAATTCAATTGTCTTGGAAGAAATCCCTATAG
- the rqcH gene encoding ribosome rescue protein RqcH: MKTSLTVIDLYASAREIRGLVGRRVENIYTTPSGYLFKFSGGAYLLINEVRASLTGVLGERDYRGAETLRGLIRDDKLTDVEIPRFDKVLHLKFGDVTLIAELLRPFNLIAVRDGKIVWVDRYYRGKDREVKVGVPYTPPPMPYIDPLAKGDEALEALRKSADVRKSLARDLGLGPEVAEEVYARASGNVDEVLRALRGLVEEVTSGALSPTVYFLSGSPITVTPVRYISVRADAEEKYEAFWRALDRYFGDLELKKAVEAKTAELKAKRARLEQSLAKLRKEIEEYRKRGEELYSLAKFVLSLKYELEELLQALTSNREIETSIRIVDVNRANKEVTLEHSGIKFRLRLDRPVGRQIETLFEEAKEYARKADRAEETYRKLEEELKRIVDESAEVERAVAERIRKTAERAWFERYRWLLALGKTPALGGRDASQNESLVRKYLKEDYLFFHADVPGASAVVAKPTDDQMEILEIAQFAASYSRAWKIGIHALDVFYVLGRQVSKQAPAGEYLAKGSFMVYGSKNYVRHVRLELAIGIRDDGGIKRVVVAPPRSITLLAERYVVLTPGAVEKSKIAKELVRRWKAETSMDEIIAALPGPSNIQEWGSGTPIGWDEIKAAFSTW; encoded by the coding sequence GTGAAGACCTCACTAACGGTAATAGATCTATATGCGTCGGCGAGAGAGATAAGGGGGCTAGTGGGCCGGCGCGTTGAGAATATATATACAACTCCTTCTGGATATTTATTCAAGTTCTCTGGAGGCGCCTACCTCCTGATAAACGAGGTGAGGGCCTCCCTTACGGGGGTCTTGGGCGAGCGCGACTATAGGGGCGCCGAGACCTTAAGGGGCCTCATACGTGACGACAAGCTAACCGACGTGGAGATCCCCAGATTCGACAAAGTGTTGCACTTAAAGTTCGGCGATGTGACATTAATAGCCGAATTGTTGCGGCCCTTCAACCTGATAGCGGTGAGAGACGGAAAGATCGTCTGGGTCGACCGCTACTATAGGGGCAAAGACCGCGAAGTCAAAGTTGGCGTACCCTATACACCTCCGCCGATGCCCTACATAGATCCGTTGGCTAAAGGCGACGAGGCGTTAGAGGCGTTGAGGAAGTCTGCCGACGTGAGGAAGAGTCTGGCGAGAGATCTAGGGCTGGGGCCCGAGGTGGCGGAGGAAGTCTACGCCAGAGCTTCAGGCAATGTGGATGAGGTTTTGAGGGCCTTGAGGGGTCTAGTCGAGGAGGTCACGAGCGGGGCGTTGAGTCCCACTGTGTACTTTTTGAGCGGCTCGCCCATCACGGTCACTCCAGTTAGGTATATATCAGTGAGGGCCGACGCGGAGGAGAAGTACGAAGCGTTTTGGAGGGCGCTGGATAGATACTTCGGCGATTTAGAGCTTAAAAAGGCGGTGGAGGCCAAGACGGCAGAATTAAAAGCAAAAAGAGCCAGGCTGGAACAATCTTTAGCCAAATTGAGGAAAGAAATAGAGGAATACAGAAAGAGAGGAGAGGAACTCTACTCACTCGCGAAATTCGTCCTGTCGTTGAAATACGAACTGGAAGAGCTACTACAAGCACTTACATCCAATAGGGAGATAGAGACAAGTATACGTATAGTTGACGTAAACAGAGCAAATAAGGAGGTGACTCTGGAGCATTCCGGCATTAAGTTCAGGTTAAGGCTGGACCGTCCTGTGGGGAGGCAGATAGAGACTCTCTTTGAGGAAGCTAAAGAGTATGCCAGAAAGGCCGATAGGGCCGAGGAGACCTACAGGAAACTCGAAGAGGAGCTTAAACGTATAGTGGACGAAAGCGCCGAAGTCGAGAGGGCGGTTGCGGAGCGAATCAGGAAGACGGCAGAACGCGCTTGGTTCGAAAGGTATAGATGGCTGTTGGCTCTAGGCAAGACGCCCGCGCTGGGGGGCAGAGACGCCTCTCAAAACGAGTCGTTAGTTAGGAAGTACCTGAAGGAGGACTATTTGTTCTTTCACGCCGACGTCCCCGGCGCCTCGGCCGTAGTGGCGAAGCCAACGGACGACCAAATGGAGATTTTAGAGATAGCCCAATTCGCCGCGTCTTACAGCAGGGCGTGGAAAATCGGCATACATGCCCTTGACGTGTTTTATGTCTTGGGGAGACAGGTGAGCAAACAGGCGCCAGCCGGCGAATATCTAGCTAAAGGGAGCTTTATGGTGTACGGCTCTAAGAACTACGTGCGCCACGTCCGGCTGGAGCTAGCCATCGGCATTAGAGACGACGGCGGGATTAAACGAGTAGTCGTAGCCCCGCCTAGGTCCATAACGCTATTGGCGGAGAGATATGTGGTGTTAACGCCAGGGGCCGTCGAGAAGAGCAAAATAGCTAAGGAGCTCGTTAGGAGGTGGAAAGCCGAGACCTCAATGGACGAGATAATCGCGGCGTTGCCCGGGCCGTCTAACATCCAGGAATGGGGCTCCGGAACTCCTATAGGTTGGGACGAAATAAAGGCGGCATTCTCGACGTGGTGA
- the truD gene encoding tRNA pseudouridine(13) synthase TruD, whose protein sequence is MRQAPPFDASLGMEWYVTDVKPCGGKIKKFPEDFIVEEVLEGGLVVSIAGFEPPQTRPGPWLWVHIVKRDVDTLKLLETLQRSLRLRRGEVGIGGIKDTRAVSSHVISLYGVKFEDLPKINGVEYKRAWYAEYPISPSKIEGNRFTITIREIDVGCAAEALRELDRISVVPNYYGYQRFGTIRPVSHILGRALVRRDAEEFVRVMFCKVFEGESPTVKEARELACRGDYSKALSKMPKSMLEERYLLRALASGQNLWNAVMSIPYRVLKIYVEAYQAYLFNRILSLRLKDGPLGLLADDLVLEGDYPILASHSVGDKPPILPVPGSGLIVPESKARDYLRAVLKEEGIEMKDFALARIGASGSYRQAFTAPAWSFRDLAGDTAKLSFKMPRGSYATIVLREVIKPEEPRLHGF, encoded by the coding sequence GTGAGGCAGGCGCCGCCCTTCGACGCATCGTTAGGTATGGAATGGTACGTCACAGACGTAAAGCCCTGTGGAGGGAAGATAAAGAAGTTCCCTGAGGACTTCATCGTAGAGGAGGTGTTGGAGGGCGGCCTGGTGGTCTCTATAGCGGGATTTGAGCCGCCGCAGACCAGGCCGGGGCCTTGGCTGTGGGTCCACATAGTCAAACGCGACGTAGATACGTTGAAGCTCCTAGAGACCCTCCAGAGGTCTTTAAGGCTCAGGAGAGGCGAGGTGGGGATAGGCGGAATTAAAGACACGAGAGCCGTATCGTCCCACGTGATCTCTCTCTACGGTGTGAAGTTCGAAGATCTGCCTAAAATAAATGGCGTCGAGTACAAAAGGGCTTGGTATGCCGAATATCCCATATCGCCCTCAAAGATAGAGGGGAATAGATTTACGATAACTATACGCGAAATAGATGTAGGATGTGCCGCCGAGGCCTTGAGGGAGCTTGACCGTATATCCGTCGTGCCTAATTATTACGGATATCAAAGATTCGGCACCATAAGGCCTGTTTCTCATATACTCGGCAGGGCTCTCGTGAGGAGAGACGCGGAGGAGTTCGTGAGGGTTATGTTCTGCAAGGTATTCGAGGGCGAATCGCCTACAGTTAAGGAGGCGCGGGAGCTGGCCTGTAGGGGCGATTACTCCAAGGCGCTCTCCAAAATGCCCAAGTCCATGTTGGAAGAGAGGTACCTCCTAAGGGCGTTGGCGTCTGGGCAGAACCTTTGGAACGCGGTGATGTCTATACCCTATAGGGTTTTGAAGATATACGTCGAGGCCTATCAAGCATATCTCTTTAATAGGATATTGTCGTTAAGGCTGAAGGATGGTCCCCTTGGGCTTCTAGCCGACGATTTGGTGTTAGAAGGCGACTACCCCATATTGGCGTCGCATTCTGTGGGCGACAAGCCGCCGATATTGCCAGTGCCGGGCTCCGGTTTGATAGTGCCCGAGAGTAAAGCCAGAGATTACCTAAGGGCCGTCTTGAAGGAGGAGGGAATAGAAATGAAGGATTTCGCGCTGGCTAGAATAGGCGCGTCTGGGTCCTATAGGCAAGCCTTTACGGCGCCCGCCTGGTCGTTTCGTGATCTAGCTGGCGATACGGCTAAGTTGTCCTTTAAAATGCCTAGAGGTAGCTATGCGACTATAGTCCTCCGGGAGGTGATCAAGCCCGAGGAGCCCCGTCTTCACGGGTTCTAA
- a CDS encoding cyclic 2,3-diphosphoglycerate synthase, translating to MRKVAIIGAAGRDFHVFNMFFRDNSKYRVVAFLMTQIPIPNRRYPQELAGDLYPNGIPIYTWSDYNELAQLIRKLGVEEVVLAYSDLLYDEVGHIISAVLSAGASFRILGPNDTYLNSIRPVLAVLATRTGAGKSTVSRALVREMTSRGLKVVAVRHPMPYRDLASSAVEIYSKKEDLAKITFEEREEYEQYVELGVPVLAGVDYGRILNRAEELGDVVLWDGGNNDFPFFRPDFVVVATDARRAGHEVKSFPGEVNLRMADVVIITKVGDAKPEDVRAVEDNIKRYNPKALVVKADLEVVVDRPEGLRNKKVIVVEDAPTVTHGGLPYGAGYIAAQKYGAQVIDPRPYSVGSIKELYSKYGHIGPVLPSLGYTEEQKRDLEETIARADVDAIVIGTPARIEDVIKITKPIVRVRWELKIVEGPTIRDLVDMFLERVKLKRA from the coding sequence ATGCGGAAAGTGGCTATCATAGGCGCAGCCGGGAGGGACTTCCACGTCTTCAATATGTTCTTCAGGGACAACTCCAAGTATAGGGTAGTGGCGTTCTTGATGACCCAAATCCCCATACCCAATCGACGATACCCTCAAGAGCTCGCGGGGGATTTGTACCCAAACGGCATACCTATCTATACTTGGAGCGACTACAACGAGTTGGCGCAACTAATTAGGAAATTGGGTGTAGAGGAGGTCGTACTGGCATATAGCGACCTCCTCTACGATGAGGTGGGCCATATAATATCTGCGGTACTAAGCGCAGGCGCCTCCTTTAGGATCCTAGGCCCTAACGACACCTACCTCAACTCCATAAGGCCTGTGTTGGCGGTACTGGCCACTAGGACGGGTGCCGGTAAGTCCACGGTCAGTAGGGCCTTAGTCAGAGAAATGACGAGTAGGGGGCTGAAGGTCGTGGCGGTGAGGCACCCCATGCCGTATAGAGATTTGGCGTCGAGCGCGGTCGAGATTTACTCAAAGAAGGAGGACTTGGCCAAGATAACTTTCGAAGAGAGAGAAGAATATGAACAATATGTAGAACTAGGAGTTCCCGTGCTGGCTGGCGTCGATTATGGGAGGATCTTAAATAGGGCGGAGGAGCTGGGAGATGTCGTGCTGTGGGACGGGGGGAATAACGACTTTCCATTCTTTAGGCCTGACTTCGTAGTTGTGGCGACAGATGCCAGAAGGGCCGGCCATGAGGTCAAGTCGTTCCCTGGCGAGGTTAATTTACGTATGGCTGATGTCGTCATAATAACCAAAGTCGGAGACGCAAAGCCGGAGGATGTAAGGGCCGTAGAGGACAATATAAAGCGGTATAATCCGAAGGCCTTGGTGGTCAAGGCCGATTTAGAGGTCGTGGTGGACAGACCGGAGGGCTTGAGGAATAAGAAGGTCATTGTAGTCGAAGACGCGCCTACGGTGACCCATGGGGGCCTGCCCTATGGGGCCGGATATATAGCTGCGCAGAAGTACGGAGCGCAGGTAATAGACCCGAGGCCCTATTCGGTGGGCTCCATAAAGGAACTCTACTCTAAATACGGCCACATAGGCCCCGTGTTGCCGAGCCTCGGCTATACTGAAGAACAAAAACGGGACCTAGAAGAGACTATAGCCAGGGCCGATGTAGACGCGATAGTGATAGGAACTCCGGCGAGGATAGAAGACGTAATTAAAATCACGAAGCCGATCGTGAGGGTTAGGTGGGAGCTGAAGATAGTTGAGGGCCCCACCATTAGAGACTTAGTTGATATGTTTCTTGAACGTGTTAAACTCAAGCGAGCTTAA
- a CDS encoding TIM barrel protein codes for MAKVWLGPAGIPKFAKKAKDTIDGIKAVRELGLNAMEVEFVQGVRMGVEAAERAGAVAKELNVRLSVHAPYFINLCSDEKAEASMRRLWDSIDRAHRMGAWIVVVHAAYYGDLGPDRCYEAVKTRLGELVDKMRGEGINDVFIGVEITARNNQFGSVDEAFGLAKDLKMVRPVVDWGHLFARNGGRIDYGSMLDLWRTVFGDEVMHTHFTSVKYRNGRYVDEHEPISANMPPFEPLAEELSKRDMSIALICESPLLDQDALLMKEILAKHGVKLV; via the coding sequence GTGGCTAAAGTGTGGCTGGGCCCGGCCGGCATACCGAAATTCGCCAAGAAGGCCAAAGACACGATAGACGGCATAAAGGCCGTGAGGGAGCTGGGTCTCAACGCCATGGAGGTCGAGTTCGTGCAGGGCGTCAGGATGGGCGTAGAGGCCGCGGAGAGGGCCGGCGCCGTAGCTAAAGAGCTCAACGTAAGGCTTTCAGTACATGCGCCCTACTTCATAAACCTATGTTCCGACGAGAAGGCGGAGGCCTCCATGAGGCGGCTTTGGGACTCCATAGATAGGGCCCACAGGATGGGGGCTTGGATAGTGGTGGTACACGCCGCCTATTACGGCGATTTGGGGCCGGATAGATGCTACGAGGCCGTGAAGACCAGGCTGGGCGAGCTCGTCGACAAGATGCGCGGCGAGGGCATAAACGACGTCTTCATAGGCGTCGAGATAACCGCCAGGAACAACCAGTTCGGCAGCGTCGACGAGGCTTTCGGGCTGGCCAAAGACTTAAAGATGGTCAGACCGGTGGTGGACTGGGGCCACCTCTTCGCCAGAAACGGAGGAAGGATAGACTACGGAAGTATGCTAGACCTCTGGAGGACGGTATTCGGCGACGAGGTCATGCATACCCATTTCACCTCGGTGAAGTATAGAAACGGCAGATACGTCGACGAGCACGAGCCCATATCGGCCAACATGCCGCCTTTCGAGCCCCTCGCGGAGGAGCTCAGCAAGAGAGATATGTCGATTGCCCTAATATGCGAGTCGCCCCTGTTGGATCAAGACGCCTTATTGATGAAAGAGATACTTGCAAAACACGGCGTGAAGCTCGTATAG
- a CDS encoding phenylalanine--tRNA ligase beta subunit-related protein, translating to MIGIDPTKQRPAQEALLRRVLRGEELPRINPAVDIGNAASIKWLVPVGLYDIDKIGGDILELRWSKGETFYPIGGKPTTVNGQIILAKGETVLHVYPYRDSELTKVDESTKNILIVIAGLKGIDDNILIECSKFISMNYEKLLGGKSSDIKLA from the coding sequence GTGATAGGAATAGACCCCACAAAGCAAAGGCCCGCACAGGAGGCGCTATTACGTAGGGTACTACGCGGCGAAGAGCTACCGCGTATAAACCCCGCTGTAGATATAGGCAACGCCGCCTCCATAAAGTGGTTAGTGCCAGTGGGGCTTTACGATATAGATAAAATAGGCGGCGACATATTGGAGCTGAGGTGGTCTAAAGGCGAGACGTTTTACCCCATAGGGGGAAAGCCAACTACGGTCAACGGCCAGATAATCCTAGCTAAAGGCGAGACGGTCCTTCACGTATATCCTTATAGGGACAGCGAACTCACTAAAGTTGACGAATCTACGAAAAACATATTAATAGTCATTGCTGGATTAAAGGGCATCGACGATAATATACTTATAGAATGCAGTAAGTTTATATCTATGAACTACGAAAAGCTGTTAGGAGGCAAGTCAAGCGATATTAAGCTCGCTTGA
- a CDS encoding 50S ribosomal protein L14, producing MAKRGGKRQVGAGYRFHITPGVFLNSVVEVADNSGAKLVKVIGVVGHIAKGTHRRVKGAGVGDMVVVIVKEGKPELRRQVFRAIVVRQRRPFRRPDGTWVAFEDNAVVLITPEGDPKGTEIRGPIAMEAALRWPSIANLASIVV from the coding sequence ATGGCTAAGCGTGGCGGAAAGAGACAGGTAGGCGCAGGCTATCGCTTTCACATCACGCCGGGAGTCTTTCTCAACAGCGTGGTGGAGGTAGCCGACAATTCGGGGGCTAAATTGGTTAAAGTCATAGGGGTTGTCGGCCATATAGCTAAAGGCACACATAGGAGGGTCAAAGGCGCTGGCGTCGGCGATATGGTCGTCGTAATAGTTAAGGAGGGGAAGCCGGAGCTTAGGAGGCAAGTATTTAGAGCCATAGTGGTTAGACAACGTAGGCCTTTCAGAAGGCCCGACGGGACTTGGGTGGCCTTTGAGGATAACGCCGTAGTTCTTATCACGCCCGAGGGCGACCCGAAGGGGACTGAGATAAGAGGGCCTATAGCGATGGAGGCCGCGCTCAGATGGCCGAGTATAGCCAACTTAGCTAGTATAGTAGTTTAA
- a CDS encoding Mut7-C RNAse domain-containing protein, with translation MTCIYKGGAVPRCVVVDAMLGWLVRWLRIVGVDARYGDLPDEELASTPCLLVTRDRELFKRRRGPAVLFLTDDHVAWISALIRLLGVEPLKESRCPKCNFKLVEIPCEEAERRVSHAIHSNRCWVCPNCGSTYWIGSHWVGIRKTIEAAIKRQVICQGSLD, from the coding sequence GTGACGTGTATATACAAAGGCGGCGCGGTCCCCAGATGTGTAGTCGTCGACGCTATGTTGGGATGGCTCGTCAGGTGGCTCAGGATAGTGGGAGTGGACGCCCGCTACGGCGACCTGCCTGACGAGGAGCTGGCGTCTACGCCCTGCCTCCTAGTTACTAGGGACAGAGAGCTCTTCAAGAGGCGCAGGGGACCAGCCGTGTTGTTCCTCACAGATGATCACGTGGCTTGGATCTCCGCACTAATACGGCTGTTGGGCGTGGAGCCCCTCAAGGAGAGCAGATGCCCCAAATGCAACTTCAAGCTTGTGGAGATCCCCTGCGAGGAGGCCGAAAGGAGAGTCAGCCACGCAATCCACTCTAATAGATGTTGGGTCTGCCCTAACTGCGGCTCGACATATTGGATAGGCTCCCATTGGGTCGGCATAAGAAAAACCATAGAGGCCGCCATAAAGCGCCAAGTCATATGTCAAGGCAGTTTAGATTAA
- the ahcY gene encoding adenosylhomocysteinase, translated as MESRIKDPSLAPRGRHQIYWAERNMPVLMSIRARFEREKPLQGQTIAACLHVTKETAVLVRTLATGGARVVLIPSNPLSTQDDVAAALAEEGIHVYAWRGMSEREYYNAIGFALSFNPTITLDDGADLTATIHKVKHGVKDRAVEYVAEIAGKLDGDRLVAGLRGGTEETTTGVIRLRALHREGKLLYPIIAVNESYTKYLFDNRYGTGQSTWDGVLRATNMLIAGKVVVVAGYGWVGRGIAVRAKGLGARRVIVTEVNPVKALEAVFDGFEVMPISEAAEIGDIFITATGDIRVINVEHILKMKDGAVLANAGHFNVEVDVEGLERIAKSKRTIRPYLEEYELPNGRKVYLIGEGRLVNLVAAEGHPSEVMDMSFANQALAAEYLTKNKLAVGVYKLPDELDEEVARLKLASMGIRIDVLTEEQRRYISSWELGT; from the coding sequence ATGGAGTCACGCATAAAAGACCCATCCCTAGCGCCTAGAGGCCGCCATCAGATCTATTGGGCTGAACGCAACATGCCAGTTTTAATGAGCATACGCGCCAGATTCGAACGCGAAAAGCCTCTGCAAGGACAGACAATCGCCGCTTGTCTTCACGTGACGAAGGAGACGGCGGTGCTCGTGAGGACTCTAGCTACAGGCGGCGCTCGTGTCGTCTTAATCCCGTCAAATCCTCTGTCCACACAAGACGACGTGGCGGCGGCACTTGCAGAGGAGGGCATACATGTCTACGCTTGGCGCGGCATGTCTGAGCGGGAATACTATAACGCCATAGGCTTCGCCCTCTCGTTCAACCCGACGATAACTCTCGACGATGGGGCCGACCTCACGGCCACGATACATAAGGTGAAACATGGGGTGAAGGATCGCGCTGTGGAGTACGTCGCTGAAATTGCCGGAAAGCTGGATGGAGACCGCCTAGTGGCTGGGCTGAGAGGCGGCACTGAGGAGACAACCACCGGCGTGATCAGACTGAGGGCCCTCCATAGAGAGGGCAAATTGTTGTACCCAATTATCGCGGTGAACGAGTCGTATACCAAATACCTATTCGACAATAGATACGGCACTGGCCAGTCCACGTGGGACGGCGTGTTGAGGGCTACCAATATGCTGATAGCCGGCAAGGTAGTGGTCGTGGCCGGCTACGGCTGGGTGGGGAGAGGCATTGCGGTTAGGGCCAAGGGGCTGGGGGCCCGTAGAGTTATAGTGACGGAGGTCAACCCCGTGAAGGCGTTGGAAGCGGTGTTTGACGGTTTTGAGGTCATGCCTATATCTGAAGCCGCCGAGATAGGCGATATATTCATAACGGCTACTGGCGATATCCGCGTGATAAATGTAGAGCACATATTGAAGATGAAAGACGGCGCCGTGTTGGCCAACGCCGGGCACTTCAATGTGGAGGTAGACGTGGAGGGCCTAGAGAGGATCGCTAAGTCTAAAAGGACCATAAGGCCGTACCTAGAGGAGTACGAACTGCCCAACGGCAGAAAGGTATATCTAATAGGCGAAGGGAGACTCGTCAATTTGGTGGCCGCCGAGGGCCATCCCAGCGAGGTTATGGACATGTCTTTCGCCAATCAGGCTTTGGCCGCAGAATATTTAACTAAAAACAAGCTGGCGGTAGGCGTATATAAACTGCCTGACGAACTCGACGAAGAGGTAGCTAGACTTAAACTGGCCTCTATGGGCATAAGAATAGATGTGCTGACCGAAGAGCAAAGAAGATATATATCCAGCTGGGAGTTAGGGACTTAA
- a CDS encoding phosphohydrolase has translation MLVLADIHIGSPNSLVKELRRCLSGVDIDVLAIAGDLFEEEHRRIGRDEAMTLFKRLLAVLAVRPKVLVASLSSSSHDPLLGHFSGVVDGVEVLACNCPISLTYAGEKIVVAHGDIAVGNGFLAYLIDSIRPGTIGRIAKRKLGLSKDVWLVYGHSHVPYLNLGERILNPGPWKIYGVRRIKGAVYEMPSAKPFCQPDL, from the coding sequence ATGCTCGTGCTCGCCGATATACATATAGGCTCGCCCAACTCGCTCGTGAAGGAGCTAAGGAGGTGCCTCTCAGGAGTTGATATAGACGTGTTGGCCATAGCGGGGGACTTATTCGAGGAGGAACATCGCCGTATAGGAAGAGACGAGGCCATGACGTTATTCAAGAGGCTACTGGCCGTTCTAGCCGTGAGGCCTAAGGTGTTAGTGGCCTCTTTGAGCTCCTCCTCGCATGACCCCCTTCTGGGGCATTTCAGCGGCGTTGTGGATGGAGTAGAAGTATTGGCTTGCAACTGCCCCATAAGTCTTACTTATGCCGGCGAGAAAATAGTAGTGGCTCATGGCGATATAGCGGTGGGGAATGGATTTTTGGCGTATTTGATAGACTCCATAAGGCCTGGCACAATCGGCCGGATAGCCAAGAGGAAGTTAGGCCTCTCTAAAGACGTCTGGCTAGTCTACGGCCATAGCCACGTCCCCTACTTGAACCTAGGAGAGCGGATATTAAACCCAGGGCCGTGGAAGATATACGGCGTGAGGAGGATTAAAGGCGCTGTATATGAAATGCCTTCAGCCAAGCCTTTTTGCCAGCCAGACCTTTAA